One Anopheles marshallii chromosome 3, idAnoMarsDA_429_01, whole genome shotgun sequence genomic region harbors:
- the LOC128716164 gene encoding WD repeat domain phosphoinositide-interacting protein 2 has protein sequence MSLLARTDIDAGGFFVNFNQDCSSLAVGSKNGYGLFSLNSVDSNLDQIYTSLGEDICLVERLFSSSLVAVVSLNAPRKLKVCHFKKGTEICNYSYSNTILAVKLNRSRLVVCLEESLYIHNIRDMKVVHTIRDTPPNKTGLCALASDSDHCYLAYPGSATVGEVQIFDAVNLHAKIMIPAHDSPLAAIAFSQIGTEIATASEKGTVIRVFSVSDGSKLFEFRRGVKRCVSIASLAFSTCSKYLCCSSNTETVHVFKLERVSPETNDDQGAGEAWYGKFSKAFANYLPLPTQVTDVFSQGRAFASALLPVAGLRHSCVITTIQKALRMLVASQDGYLYVYQIPSEGGECQLIKKHDLRNIEPPPNPPRTESVPIGVPTVVPSGGSSYAATVRGTAGSSAGSGGVAGSAEDDHHDHSQQQQQ, from the exons ATGAGCCTCCTGGCGAGAACAGACATAGATGCGGGGGGATTTTTTGTCAACTTCAACCAAGACTGCTC ATCCTTAGCGGTTGGGTCGAAAAATGGATacggtttgttttcattgaacTCGGTCGATTCAAACCTGGACCAGATATACACGAGCTTGGGCGAGGACATCTGCTTAGTAGAGCGACTTTTTAGCAGCTCTCTCGTTGCCGTCGTATCACTGAATGCTCCGAGAAAGCTTAAG GTATGTCACTTTAAGAAAGGAACAGAAATATGCAACTACTCGTACTCTAACACGATTCTGGCGGTGAAGCTAAACCGTTCCCGGCTGGTCGTTTGTCTAGAGGAGAGTCTCTACATACATAACATACGGGACATGAAGGTTGTGCACACTATACGCGATACGCCACCGAACAAGACAGGGCTGTGTGCTCTGGCGTCGGATTCGGATCACTGCTATCTGGCCTACCCGGGCAGCGCCACCGTCGGTGAGGTACAGATCTTCGACGCGGTTAATCTGCATGCAAAAATCATGATCCCGGCGCACGATTCACCGCTCGCGGCGATAGCGTTCAGCCAGATCGGTACGGAAATTGCAACAGCGAGCGAGAAGGGCACGGTCATAAGGGTGTTTTCCGTGAGTGACGGTTCGAAGCTGTTCGAGTTTCGCCGGGGCGTCAAACGATGCGTCTCGATAGCATCCCTAGCGTTCAGTACCTGTTCGAAGTATCTGTGCTGCAGCTCGAACACGGAAACGGTGCACGTGTTTAAGCTGGAGCGTGTTTCGCCGGAAACGAACGATGACCAGGGGGCCGGTGAGGCGTGGTACGGTAAATTTAGCAAAGCTTTTGCAAACTACTTGCCACTGCCAACGCAAGTGACGGACGTGTTTTCGCAAGGACGTGCGTTTGCATCGGCCCTGCTGCCCGTAGCCGGGCTAAGACATTCCTGTGTCATTACAACGATTCAGAAAGCGCTCAG AATGTTGGTCGCCTCCCAGGATGGATATCTGTATGTGTACCAAATACCGTCGGAAGGGGGCGAGTGTCAGCTTATAAAAAAGCATGATCTCAGAAACATCGAACCACCACCGAATCCGCCCAGAACGG AATCAGTGCCAATTGGTGTACCGACGGTGGTACCGTCAGGTGGGTCCAGCTATGCTGCCACCGTTCGCGGTACGGCCGGTAGCAGtgctggtagtggtggtgtAGCCGGCTCAGCAGAGGACGATCACCATGACCattcgcagcagcagcagcagtaa